In Hydrogenovibrio marinus, a single genomic region encodes these proteins:
- a CDS encoding thioredoxin family protein: protein MRALIFSFVFILSSTYWLTGCANESAASASQKLKIIPELQNLQTLGEQAREKNLPILLAFGAEWCAFCHQLRDEVLNPMMLSGRYDGKYMYMRYVSLDDRNPIPGFDGRPIRKDQWGESYGVDLTPTVLFIDGNGNEVAPRLVGIANIELYAAMIHKALNTAYNKMGNSLRIPAMPEDLD, encoded by the coding sequence ATGCGTGCATTGATTTTCAGTTTTGTTTTTATCCTGAGCTCTACTTACTGGCTGACAGGCTGCGCTAACGAGTCTGCTGCATCCGCTTCTCAAAAGCTTAAAATCATCCCTGAACTACAAAACTTGCAGACACTTGGCGAGCAAGCGAGAGAAAAGAATCTACCCATTCTATTGGCATTCGGTGCGGAATGGTGTGCGTTCTGCCATCAACTGCGTGATGAAGTTCTCAACCCAATGATGCTGAGCGGTCGCTACGACGGCAAATATATGTATATGCGCTATGTCAGCTTGGATGATCGCAATCCAATACCGGGGTTTGATGGCAGGCCTATCCGTAAAGATCAATGGGGCGAAAGCTATGGTGTCGATTTGACACCGACCGTATTGTTTATTGACGGCAATGGAAATGAAGTTGCACCTCGCCTTGTCGGTATAGCGAATATCGAACTGTATGCCGCCATGATACATAAAGCGCTTAACACCGCATACAACAAAATGGGGAATTCCCTACGCATCCCCGCGATGCCGGAAGATTTGGATTAA
- the hemC gene encoding hydroxymethylbilane synthase yields the protein MKKTLTIATRKSPLAMWQAEFVKAELEKAHPHLEVILLPMSTKGDKILDVPLAKIGGKGLFTKELEDRMMDGDADIAVHSMKDVPMELPKGFALGAILERHAPTDAFVSNNYASFDELPEGAVLGTSSLRRKAQLMAKRPDLTVKDLRGNVGTRLGKLDAGEFDAIVLATSGLQRLELNDRIRHEFSPEVCLPAVTQGTLGIEYFEKDADVLEIIQVLNHSDTEIRTRAERAMNHRLEGGCQVPIGVFAELDGSKIHLKGLVAELDGSKILTAEATGDITSPETLGIQVAEELLAQGADKILQAVYQDNPHA from the coding sequence ATGAAAAAAACGCTCACCATCGCAACCCGAAAAAGCCCGCTTGCTATGTGGCAAGCAGAATTCGTTAAAGCCGAGTTGGAAAAAGCTCATCCTCACCTTGAAGTGATACTGCTTCCTATGTCGACCAAGGGCGACAAGATTTTGGATGTACCTCTCGCGAAAATCGGCGGAAAAGGGCTTTTTACCAAAGAGCTTGAAGATCGCATGATGGATGGTGATGCCGATATCGCTGTGCACTCAATGAAAGATGTCCCAATGGAACTGCCGAAAGGCTTCGCGTTGGGGGCAATTCTTGAACGTCACGCGCCGACAGACGCTTTTGTGTCCAACAACTACGCCAGCTTTGATGAACTGCCAGAAGGTGCTGTTCTCGGCACCTCTAGCCTTCGACGTAAGGCACAGCTGATGGCGAAACGTCCTGACTTAACAGTGAAAGATTTGCGTGGAAATGTCGGCACGCGCTTGGGTAAACTTGATGCAGGCGAGTTTGATGCAATCGTTTTGGCAACTTCCGGTTTGCAACGTTTGGAGTTGAATGACCGTATTCGCCATGAGTTCTCTCCTGAGGTTTGCTTGCCAGCGGTGACTCAAGGTACTTTGGGCATTGAGTATTTTGAGAAAGATGCTGATGTCTTGGAAATCATCCAAGTGCTAAATCATTCTGATACGGAAATCCGTACCCGTGCGGAAAGAGCCATGAACCACCGTTTGGAAGGTGGTTGTCAAGTTCCAATCGGGGTGTTCGCCGAATTGGATGGCTCCAAAATTCACTTGAAAGGTTTGGTTGCCGAGCTGGATGGCTCCAAAATTCTGACAGCGGAAGCAACGGGAGATATTACTTCGCCTGAGACCTTGGGTATTCAGGTTGCTGAAGAGTTATTGGCGCAAGGTGCCGATAAGATCCTGCAGGCGGTTTATCAGGATAATCCTCACGCTTAG
- a CDS encoding uroporphyrinogen-III synthase: MPKATLLNTRPEAQAVALAELLEQNGFANLFCPSIHIESLNAVPPNLADFQTIFFVSANAVKQLAASWQQAFDKPLSLPKSVTCFAIGKATAKSLQALGIDAKTPRHKFDTESLMSDLSAESFQQTKCLIVKGEGGLPDLADTLEQRGAVVEEWIGYRRVAAGFCSEAWQSFKQADYPVVLASSLDAWKNLVEVIPPSEKQWLFERDLLAFSERIAQSIHDEGWQGKLQVINPQSNEGIVKGLESLLRL, from the coding sequence ATGCCAAAAGCAACGTTACTGAATACGCGCCCCGAAGCTCAGGCCGTTGCTTTGGCGGAATTACTTGAACAAAATGGGTTTGCGAACCTGTTTTGCCCAAGCATCCATATTGAGTCGTTGAATGCTGTCCCCCCCAACCTGGCAGATTTTCAAACCATATTTTTCGTTAGTGCCAATGCGGTCAAACAGCTTGCGGCAAGTTGGCAACAGGCGTTTGACAAGCCTTTGTCTTTGCCGAAGTCTGTGACTTGTTTTGCCATAGGCAAGGCAACGGCAAAGTCTTTGCAAGCCTTGGGTATTGATGCCAAAACACCTCGTCATAAGTTCGACACCGAAAGTTTGATGTCTGATTTATCTGCCGAAAGCTTTCAGCAAACCAAGTGTTTAATCGTGAAGGGCGAAGGTGGGTTGCCGGATTTGGCGGATACTCTTGAGCAAAGAGGTGCGGTGGTGGAAGAGTGGATTGGATATCGTCGGGTAGCGGCAGGATTTTGCAGTGAAGCCTGGCAGTCATTTAAGCAGGCAGATTACCCTGTAGTGCTTGCCAGCAGTCTGGATGCCTGGAAAAACTTAGTGGAAGTGATTCCACCAAGCGAAAAGCAATGGTTGTTTGAACGGGATTTGCTGGCGTTTAGCGAGCGTATCGCGCAGAGCATCCATGATGAGGGCTGGCAAGGAAAGCTACAGGTCATCAATCCGCAAAGTAATGAAGGTATTGTGAAAGGGCTGGAAAGCTTATTGAGACTTTAA
- a CDS encoding heme biosynthesis HemY N-terminal domain-containing protein gives MGKLLKWVVFLVIATVLTSLALQDNGRLSMVWHDWVIETSLSFAIVLAIVVIFVFYFLIRLWAFFVHLPRHLRERRALKRQSKAGKTLTKGMIALEYGDWKMAEKQLIKSAKDSPTGLMNYLSAAKMAHNQNASDRRDDYLSQARANYPEDYDTIGLVEARLLRDSEPHKAQAILKTLVRQQPKNKVVLAEYAQLLEKLEDWQVLGEILPQLRKLSAVDKPELQRLETRLIAGKVATAENEAALESLWSSLSAKQQLQSDILAEFVEQRMGWGMEQGLAERIAKSLKQQWSDRLVYQYGRIQFGPAFERFKTAENWLKGREENPVLLLTLGRLACMSQFWGAAHAYLKRSLALQPEIETFHVLAKCYEAEGLESEAALTYKEAILQLEKKNGG, from the coding sequence ATGGGCAAACTCCTTAAATGGGTTGTCTTTCTTGTTATTGCAACGGTGCTGACCTCTCTGGCACTACAAGATAATGGTCGTTTGTCGATGGTTTGGCATGACTGGGTCATTGAAACCAGCCTGTCTTTCGCTATTGTCTTGGCGATTGTCGTCATCTTCGTATTCTATTTTCTGATCAGGCTTTGGGCGTTTTTTGTTCATCTTCCTAGGCATTTGCGAGAAAGGCGAGCCCTTAAGCGTCAAAGTAAAGCCGGAAAAACACTGACCAAGGGAATGATTGCTTTGGAATATGGCGATTGGAAAATGGCCGAGAAGCAATTGATTAAAAGTGCAAAAGACTCTCCAACTGGTTTGATGAACTATCTCAGCGCAGCGAAGATGGCACATAATCAGAATGCATCAGATCGTCGTGATGACTATCTTTCTCAGGCCAGAGCAAATTATCCAGAAGATTACGATACGATCGGTTTGGTGGAAGCTCGACTGCTCCGCGATAGTGAGCCTCATAAAGCCCAAGCGATTTTGAAGACGCTTGTGCGCCAACAGCCAAAAAATAAAGTGGTGTTGGCCGAGTACGCTCAGCTTTTGGAGAAGTTAGAGGATTGGCAGGTATTGGGTGAGATTTTGCCACAACTAAGAAAGCTGTCTGCTGTCGACAAACCCGAATTGCAACGTTTAGAAACACGCTTGATTGCCGGTAAAGTTGCCACTGCTGAGAATGAAGCGGCGTTGGAATCTTTGTGGTCTTCTCTCTCTGCCAAGCAACAACTGCAGTCGGACATTCTTGCAGAGTTCGTTGAACAACGTATGGGTTGGGGAATGGAGCAGGGGCTTGCTGAACGCATTGCCAAAAGCTTAAAACAGCAGTGGAGCGACCGTTTGGTCTATCAATACGGGCGCATTCAATTTGGTCCCGCGTTTGAGCGTTTCAAGACAGCGGAAAACTGGTTGAAAGGGCGCGAAGAAAACCCGGTTTTACTGTTAACTTTAGGTCGACTGGCCTGTATGAGTCAATTTTGGGGCGCGGCGCACGCTTATTTGAAACGTAGTTTGGCTTTGCAGCCTGAAATCGAAACCTTTCATGTGTTAGCCAAGTGCTATGAGGCGGAAGGATTGGAGTCAGAAGCCGCTTTGACTTACAAAGAAGCCATCCTTCAGCTGGAAAAAAAGAATGGGGGCTAG